In one window of Candidatus Hydrogenedens sp. DNA:
- a CDS encoding aspartate ammonia-lyase, whose translation MSDYRIETDLLGEKKIPADVYWGIHTARAVENFPISRHSVHSELIQSYGIVKLACAKTNYSLGYLTHPPNKSSAIFNACEEVAIGKWNDHIIVDALQGGAGTSTNMNINEVIANRALEILGYSRGKYDIISPLDDINLHQSTNDTYPTALKLATIRMLRRLETAIIFLLESFQTLEKEFSDIVKVGRTELQDATLITLGREMGAYADALARDRWRIYKCEERLRVVNLGGTAIGTGLGAPRDYIFRVVDTLRELSNIGFSRAENLVDATQNLDVFGEVSGIIRSYAITLNKIANDLRLMSSGPEAGLREIQLPQLQAGSSIMPGKVNPVLPEAVCQVAMLTFGFDQTITYACSSGNLELNPFLPLIAHCLLNTIEMLINVTQLFAEKCVKGISPNRDVCNRYINTSTATLTALIQKIGYEKACMIAKKTGNSKKSIREIVLEEGILTPEEFDTLLAPESVCKLGFTDQNNKK comes from the coding sequence ATGTCAGACTACCGAATTGAAACCGATTTATTAGGTGAGAAAAAGATCCCTGCGGATGTCTATTGGGGTATCCATACTGCTCGTGCAGTAGAAAATTTTCCTATTTCCCGACACTCAGTTCATTCAGAATTAATCCAATCTTATGGAATTGTAAAACTCGCATGTGCAAAAACAAATTATTCGTTAGGATACTTAACACATCCTCCTAATAAATCATCGGCTATATTTAACGCATGCGAGGAAGTAGCAATTGGTAAATGGAATGACCATATTATTGTGGATGCTCTACAGGGGGGAGCAGGAACCAGCACAAATATGAATATCAATGAAGTAATTGCAAATCGTGCCTTGGAAATTTTGGGCTATTCGAGAGGAAAATATGACATCATTTCCCCATTAGATGATATAAACCTACATCAATCTACAAATGATACTTATCCAACAGCTTTAAAACTTGCTACTATAAGAATGTTACGAAGATTAGAAACCGCAATTATTTTTCTTTTAGAGTCATTTCAAACTCTTGAAAAAGAGTTTTCAGATATCGTAAAAGTAGGACGAACAGAACTTCAGGATGCAACGTTAATCACATTAGGTCGGGAGATGGGTGCCTACGCAGATGCTTTAGCACGAGATCGCTGGCGTATCTATAAATGTGAGGAGAGGTTACGCGTAGTAAACCTTGGGGGCACCGCAATAGGAACAGGGCTGGGTGCACCAAGAGATTACATTTTCCGTGTCGTAGATACTCTGCGAGAGTTATCGAATATTGGCTTTTCAAGAGCAGAAAATTTGGTAGATGCAACTCAAAATCTTGATGTTTTTGGAGAGGTATCAGGAATTATTCGTTCATATGCGATAACCCTCAACAAAATCGCTAATGATTTACGATTGATGTCTTCCGGACCCGAAGCAGGTCTGCGAGAAATTCAACTTCCACAACTACAAGCAGGTTCATCCATTATGCCCGGAAAAGTGAACCCTGTTTTGCCTGAAGCGGTATGCCAGGTTGCAATGTTAACATTTGGATTTGACCAGACTATCACATATGCCTGTTCTTCCGGAAACCTTGAACTAAATCCTTTTCTTCCCTTGATTGCACATTGTTTATTAAATACAATCGAAATGCTAATAAATGTAACACAACTATTCGCAGAAAAATGTGTTAAGGGAATATCACCAAATCGTGATGTTTGTAACAGGTATATAAACACTTCTACAGCAACCCTAACTGCTCTTATACAAAAAATAGGTTATGAAAAAGCATGTATGATTGCCAAAAAAACAGGCAATTCAAAAAAAAGTATTCGAGAAATTGTATTAGAAGAAGGAATCTTAACTCCTGAAGAATTTGATACTCTTTTAGCACCCGAATCCGTTTGTAAATTAGGTTTTACAGACCAGAATAATAAAAAGTAG